One Cryptococcus tetragattii IND107 chromosome 10, whole genome shotgun sequence DNA segment encodes these proteins:
- a CDS encoding phosphatidylserine decarboxylase — MDPISDPPTQRSSRPVHALPEELGKPLEDSLDHIVSNSKAVRGDQKDQLAPSQLRADAVHSHGPEAKHWIASFFSSEETLDHLFAMEHMGNYVIDRMTGKKSFETMPIYVRIGMHLLFVSGNSYMSYSSVEKLLREESIKQGQTYDQTGPDVEEHIKSFIKTYDLPLGELLVKDLSQYPTFNSFFSRRLLPTARPITSVGDPTIIVSAADCRLTVYQTVDQAKEFWIKGQQFTLPNLLIGNDVADTRFKAIQEDNAAALAIHRLAPQDYHRFHSPVEGVIGAIKDIDGELYTVNPQAINENLNVFTMNKRSIMLIHANLGSGRESVPIAFVAIGAMLVGSIGWSKKPGDKVCKGEELGWFQYGGSTTITVFPKSAGIEFDSDLVENSKKQMETLVRVGMEIGKCSNAVK, encoded by the exons ATGGACCCCATATCAGACCCTCCAACTCAGAGATCTTCTCGTCCTGTCCATGCTCTTCCTGAAGAGCTGGGTAAACCACTCGAGGACTCGCTCGATCATATCGTATCCAACTCGAAAGCCGTCAGGGGCGATCAAAAAGATCAACTTGCTC CCAGCCAGCTGAGAGCGGACGCCGTTCATTCCCATGGCCCCGAGGCTAAACATTGGATagcaagcttcttctcctccgaGGAAACTCTAGATCAT CTGTTTGCCATGGAACACATGG GTAATTATGTGATTGATCGTATGACTGGGAAGAAATCCTTTGAAACAATGCCAATCT ATGTTCGCATTGGTATGCATCTCCTGTTTGTTTCAGGT AACAGCTACATGTCATATTCATCTGTAGAAAAGCTTTTGCGAGAAGAGTCAATCAAAC AGGGGCAGACGTATGATCAGACTGGACCTGACGTGGAGGAACATATAAAATCATTCATTAAAACGTATGACCTACCTCTTGGCGAGCTCTTGGTAAAAGATTTGAGCCAGTACCCA ACCTTCAATTCGTTCTTTTCCCGTCGTTTGCTCCCCACCGCGCGACCGATCACCTCGGTGGGAGACCCAACCATCATTGTGTCAGCTGCAGACTGTCGGTTGACAGTGTACCAGACAGTCGACCAAGCTAAAGAGTTCTG GATTAAGGGGCAGCAATTCACGCTTCCAAACCTCTTGATTGGGAACGACGTCGCAGATACGAGATTCAAAGCAATTCAGGAGGATAATGCAGCCGCTCTTGCAATCCACAGGCTCGCCCCACAAGACTACCATAGGTTCCATTCACCCGTGGAAGGTGTAATTGGTGCTATCAAAGATATCGATG GAGAGCTGTACA ctgTGAACCCTCAAGCTATCAATGAAA ATCTCAATGTCTTCACTATGAACAAGCGTTCTATCATGCTTATCCATGCCAACCTTGGATCCGGTCGAGAAAGTGTTCCCATTGCGTTTGTCGCTATAGGCG CAATGCTTGTTGGCTCCATCGGATGGTCCAAAAAACCAGGTGATAAGGTTTGCAAAGGCGAAGAGCTGGGCTGGTTTCAGTATGGCGggtccaccaccatcacaGTCTTTCCTAAATCGGCGGGAATAGAATTTGATAGCGATCTAGTTGAAAACAGCAAGAAACAAATGGAGACCCTAGTAAGGGTTGGAATGGAAATTGGGAAATGTAGCAACGCAGTTAAATAG
- a CDS encoding UPF0390 protein, whose product MAQGAGKSIKAKGKSGGSQRKNTGKTKPGKREVAPKDRQRVLERSQKKQLSSKINNSIEKQMVQAASVGKLSIMRNVGELENGEGKDGKAKGKGKSK is encoded by the exons ATGGCCCAAGGAGCAGGGAAATCGATCAAAGCGAAGGGGAAGTCAGGTGGATcccagaggaagaatacCGGGAAGACCAAACCCGGGAAGCGTGAGGTTGCGCCGAAGGATAGGCAAAGGGTACTGGAGAGGTCCCAGAAAAAG CAACTTTCAAGCAAAATCAACAATTCTATTGAGAAGCAGATGGTACAAGCTGCCTCTGTGGGTAAGCTCTCTATCATGCGCAATGTTGGAGAACTCGAGAA CGGTGAGGGCAAGGATGGTAAAGCCAAGGGtaagggcaagagcaaaTAA